In a single window of the Candidatus Zixiibacteriota bacterium genome:
- a CDS encoding tripartite tricarboxylate transporter substrate binding protein, translated as MSTIGDRDIHHGRRRMAFFVLLVAAALGTGVESLAQEKYPSRPITLVAPFPPGGVADLTARPVAAAMEKVLKSPVVVVNKTGAAGAVGMSFVANSKPDGYTLLMALSSISIIPEADKLFNRKPAYTMDQLVPIALISADPTIFVVHADRPWKSIKDFVDDAKKRPGEISFSSSGVYGTLHMATEMFSHAAGIELKHVPYAGAGPALTAILGGHVDTLASGPAVVIPQIKAGKLRPLAGWGAKRVASLPDVPTFRELGYDIEFYIWAGMFAPRGTPNAVMARIRETVKQAVNTPEFKAAMEKLATPIAYMDAPEFQKFWEKDAKMLAAAIRRIGRVEIPEAKLPPAK; from the coding sequence ATGAGCACGATCGGTGATCGCGATATTCACCACGGCCGCCGCCGGATGGCTTTTTTCGTGCTTCTGGTCGCCGCGGCGCTCGGCACCGGCGTCGAATCGCTGGCGCAAGAGAAATACCCGAGCCGTCCTATCACGCTGGTCGCGCCGTTTCCTCCGGGAGGCGTGGCCGATCTCACGGCCCGGCCGGTGGCGGCGGCGATGGAGAAGGTCCTCAAGAGTCCGGTTGTCGTCGTCAACAAGACCGGAGCGGCCGGCGCGGTCGGCATGTCTTTCGTCGCCAACAGCAAACCCGACGGCTACACCTTGCTGATGGCGCTGTCGAGCATTTCGATCATCCCGGAAGCGGACAAGCTGTTCAACCGCAAGCCGGCCTACACCATGGACCAGCTCGTTCCCATTGCGCTGATTTCCGCGGACCCGACGATCTTCGTCGTGCATGCGGACCGTCCGTGGAAGAGCATCAAGGACTTCGTGGACGACGCAAAAAAGCGGCCGGGCGAGATCTCCTTTTCTTCTTCCGGGGTCTACGGCACCTTGCACATGGCGACGGAGATGTTTTCCCACGCCGCGGGGATCGAGTTGAAGCACGTGCCCTACGCCGGGGCGGGGCCGGCATTGACGGCGATCCTCGGAGGGCATGTGGATACCCTGGCATCCGGACCGGCTGTCGTGATTCCGCAAATCAAGGCGGGCAAGCTCCGTCCGCTGGCGGGTTGGGGCGCGAAGAGGGTCGCTTCGCTGCCCGACGTGCCCACTTTCAGAGAGCTCGGCTACGACATCGAGTTCTATATCTGGGCGGGAATGTTCGCTCCTCGGGGGACGCCGAACGCCGTCATGGCCAGGATCCGCGAGACCGTGAAGCAGGCGGTGAACACGCCCGAGTTCAAGGCCGCTATGGAGAAGCTGGCAACCCCGATTGCCTACATGGATGCGCCGGAATTCCAGAAATTCTGGGAGAAGGACGCAAAGATGCTCGCGGCAGCGATCAGACGGATCGGCAGGGTCGAGATTCCGGAGGCCAAACTTCCCCCGGCCAAGTAA
- a CDS encoding ABC transporter permease subunit, giving the protein MTTAREKATNRLFWQLLSFAFFFGSWEVAGRWPISFAFAPFSSTLWALLEMTADGSLPKAYLSTLQPLVIGIALCGAGGIGFGIAMGLSRSVEWLALPALIILQAAPMAAIIPLITFTYGIGLTSKVLAVVVLAAPVVVMNSYKGIRNTNPSLIQMCRAFLGTPRQELVKIILPHAAALIFAGLRLGLAMGFIGIVIAELLITPTGIGDLISYHSSVADYPKMFAAIASIVALAAISIYLLERLERRLFPPEIRGS; this is encoded by the coding sequence GTGACGACCGCAAGAGAGAAGGCCACGAACCGGCTCTTCTGGCAGCTGCTCTCTTTCGCCTTCTTCTTCGGCAGCTGGGAAGTCGCCGGACGGTGGCCGATCAGCTTCGCCTTTGCGCCCTTCAGCAGCACGCTGTGGGCGCTCCTGGAAATGACCGCCGACGGCAGCCTGCCGAAAGCCTATCTTTCCACGCTGCAGCCCCTCGTGATCGGCATCGCGCTCTGCGGCGCGGGGGGCATCGGCTTCGGTATCGCGATGGGGCTTTCGCGCTCGGTGGAGTGGCTGGCGCTGCCGGCCTTGATCATCCTGCAGGCCGCGCCGATGGCTGCGATCATTCCGCTGATCACCTTCACCTACGGCATCGGTCTTACCTCGAAGGTGCTCGCCGTCGTGGTGCTCGCCGCTCCCGTGGTCGTCATGAATTCCTACAAGGGTATCCGCAATACCAACCCGTCGCTGATCCAGATGTGCCGCGCCTTTCTGGGAACCCCGCGCCAGGAGCTGGTGAAAATCATCCTGCCGCACGCCGCTGCGCTGATCTTCGCCGGCCTGAGGCTCGGCCTCGCCATGGGCTTCATCGGCATCGTCATCGCCGAGCTGCTCATCACCCCCACCGGGATCGGCGACCTGATCAGCTATCACAGCTCGGTCGCCGACTACCCGAAGATGTTCGCCGCGATCGCCTCGATCGTGGCGCTCGCGGCCATTTCGATCTACCTGCTCGAGCGGCTGGAACGAAGGCTCTTTCCGCCGGAAATCCGGGGATCCTGA
- a CDS encoding tripartite tricarboxylate transporter TctB family protein: protein MATTDRVSGGVLALFSLWVLWESRHLPFGTLRQPGPGFLPVVLAALLLLTGLSLICVSGGAPSLGSLRWVEWRHTLAISAASAFSVAAIERLGYRLTLVLVLLFLVKVVEKQGWLVSLAFASTMAFGSFFLFHTILRVPLPEGPLGF from the coding sequence ATGGCGACGACCGACCGGGTCTCGGGAGGCGTGCTGGCGCTGTTCTCGCTCTGGGTTCTCTGGGAAAGCCGGCATCTGCCGTTCGGGACGTTGCGTCAACCGGGACCGGGGTTCCTGCCGGTCGTCCTGGCCGCCCTGCTCCTGCTCACCGGTCTCTCCCTGATCTGCGTCTCCGGCGGCGCTCCGTCGCTCGGCTCGCTTCGCTGGGTGGAGTGGCGCCATACGCTGGCGATCTCGGCGGCCTCGGCGTTTTCCGTAGCTGCCATCGAACGTCTCGGTTATCGGCTCACGCTCGTCCTGGTGCTGCTGTTTCTGGTCAAGGTCGTCGAAAAGCAGGGCTGGCTGGTGTCGCTGGCATTTGCCTCGACGATGGCGTTCGGTTCTTTTTTTCTCTTTCATACGATCCTGAGAGTGCCGCTCCCCGAAGGACCGCTCGGGTTCTGA
- a CDS encoding tripartite tricarboxylate transporter permease → MVETLNNLYTGFSVAVAPGVLPYAVIGCVVGTLVGVLPGVGPLAGISLLLPASFGLDPTSAIVLLAGIYYGAMYGGSTTSILMRIPGEAASVMTCLDGYALTRKGRAGAALAVAAVGSYVAGTASVLGLMLLAPPLANFALRFGPPEYFALLLLGLLALAYMSGGSTLKSLAMAILGLLLGMIGIDPMTGFFRFGYGLLELGDGIGVVPVAVGLFGLSEILLTAGQPSVPEVIKPRLKELLPSREEWRDSLWPIGRGTVLGFLVGIIPGSAHIISSFVSYALERRLSRHPERFGHGAIEGVAGPESANNSATSGAFVPMLALGVPSGPIPAVMIAAMMVHGISPGPLLISQQPDLFWGFIASMYVGNLVLLILNLPLVGVFVNVLRIPYPLLYPAILMFCVLGVYAVNGSAVDVGIMAVMGALGYLLRKFDFETAPIVLGLVLAPMLEMSFRQSLSMSSGSYRIFFHRPIAAGLLAAGLALLLLSAVPVLMKRKDWRQKLGLAHGQEQDIQTLTGGER, encoded by the coding sequence ATGGTTGAAACCCTGAATAATCTCTATACCGGGTTTTCAGTGGCCGTTGCCCCGGGCGTGCTGCCGTACGCGGTGATCGGCTGCGTCGTCGGAACGCTGGTCGGCGTGCTGCCGGGAGTAGGTCCGCTCGCCGGCATCAGCCTGCTCTTGCCCGCGTCTTTCGGTCTCGATCCGACTTCGGCCATCGTGCTTCTGGCCGGGATCTACTATGGAGCCATGTACGGCGGATCCACGACCTCGATCTTGATGCGCATCCCCGGCGAGGCGGCTTCCGTCATGACCTGCCTGGACGGTTACGCGCTGACCCGCAAGGGCCGGGCCGGCGCCGCTCTGGCCGTTGCCGCGGTCGGTTCCTACGTCGCGGGGACGGCGAGCGTTCTCGGCCTGATGCTTCTCGCTCCGCCGCTGGCGAATTTCGCGCTCCGTTTCGGACCGCCTGAATATTTTGCCCTGTTGCTTCTAGGCCTCCTCGCGCTCGCGTACATGAGCGGGGGCTCGACGCTGAAGTCTCTCGCCATGGCGATCCTCGGCCTTCTGCTCGGCATGATCGGTATCGATCCCATGACGGGATTCTTTCGCTTCGGTTACGGCTTGCTCGAGCTCGGTGACGGGATCGGAGTGGTTCCGGTGGCGGTCGGACTGTTCGGTCTTTCCGAGATTCTGCTCACCGCCGGACAGCCCTCCGTGCCGGAAGTGATCAAGCCCCGCTTGAAAGAGCTGCTTCCGTCCCGCGAGGAGTGGCGGGATTCGCTGTGGCCGATCGGTCGGGGAACCGTTCTCGGCTTCCTGGTCGGCATCATTCCGGGCTCGGCCCACATCATCTCGTCGTTCGTCTCCTATGCGCTGGAACGACGTCTGTCGAGGCATCCGGAGCGCTTCGGCCACGGCGCCATCGAAGGCGTTGCGGGTCCGGAGTCGGCCAACAATTCTGCCACGTCGGGCGCTTTCGTGCCCATGCTCGCGCTCGGGGTGCCGTCGGGCCCGATCCCCGCGGTGATGATCGCGGCGATGATGGTGCACGGAATCTCGCCGGGACCTCTGCTCATCTCGCAGCAGCCGGACCTTTTCTGGGGCTTCATTGCCAGCATGTACGTCGGGAACCTCGTCCTTTTGATCTTGAATCTCCCGCTCGTCGGGGTCTTCGTCAACGTGCTGAGGATTCCCTACCCTCTGCTTTACCCCGCCATCCTGATGTTTTGCGTTCTCGGAGTGTACGCGGTCAACGGGAGCGCAGTCGACGTCGGCATCATGGCGGTCATGGGCGCGCTCGGTTATTTGCTGCGCAAGTTTGACTTCGAGACCGCGCCGATAGTATTGGGGCTGGTGCTGGCGCCGATGCTGGAAATGAGCTTTCGGCAGTCGCTGTCGATGTCGTCGGGAAGCTATCGAATTTTTTTCCACCGCCCGATCGCGGCGGGGCTGCTGGCCGCGGGTCTCGCGTTGCTCCTGCTGAGCGCGGTTCCTGTCCTCATGAAGAGAAAGGATTGGCGGCAAAAACTCGGGCTTGCCCACGGGCAAGAACAGGATATCCAGACCCTGACGGGAGGTGAACGATGA
- a CDS encoding (2Fe-2S) ferredoxin domain-containing protein, translated as MKQTCFVCQNVDCKSRGSEQLMNRLAEEVAARSLDVEVRPYLCFGACEHGPNIVIHPQKTWYAGVRQEDLAEILESLAGGPPVSRLDTIDPALKDIIYSLLDTGAF; from the coding sequence ATGAAACAGACATGCTTCGTGTGCCAGAACGTCGACTGCAAGAGCCGGGGCTCGGAACAGCTCATGAACCGGCTGGCGGAGGAGGTGGCCGCCCGCTCGCTCGATGTCGAGGTGAGACCCTACCTTTGCTTCGGCGCGTGCGAGCACGGGCCGAATATCGTGATTCACCCGCAGAAGACCTGGTACGCGGGCGTCCGGCAGGAGGACCTTGCCGAGATCCTCGAATCCCTGGCCGGCGGTCCGCCGGTCAGCCGCCTCGACACCATCGATCCGGCTCTGAAGGACATCATCTATTCGCTGCTCGATACGGGAGCGTTCTGA
- a CDS encoding amidohydrolase family protein: MKTIDADGHIVEKDPEIRRFLPEPFCRRGRPLLPSDGMDTGMGGRLGGLENNDVPTRLRDMDTEGIDLSVLFPTSSFAVSSVIERDYAIAYARAYNDFVADVCRQSPRLKAVALVPFQDPQAAVREAERAITKLGLAGVTIATQGLREHLGSQTFWPIYETLERLDVPLCVHNRRQGPAGEIRFDSFIFMHSIGRPVETFIQFAGMIYGGVPERFPKLRVAFLECGAGWVLYWMERLDEEWEKRGEVEAPLCRKKPSDYVKSGNWFFATEPEEEMLPYVIERIGDDKILFASDYPHWDGMFPRAVATIRDRKDLSEQTKARILGENAKRFYGWP; this comes from the coding sequence ATGAAGACGATCGATGCCGACGGCCATATTGTCGAAAAGGATCCGGAGATCCGCAGGTTCCTGCCCGAGCCGTTCTGCCGGCGGGGGCGGCCTCTGCTGCCGTCCGACGGCATGGATACGGGAATGGGCGGCCGTCTCGGAGGGCTGGAAAACAACGATGTTCCGACGCGGCTGCGCGACATGGACACCGAAGGGATCGACCTCTCCGTGCTCTTTCCGACGAGCAGCTTCGCCGTGAGCAGCGTCATCGAGCGCGACTACGCGATCGCGTACGCCCGCGCCTACAACGACTTCGTCGCCGACGTCTGCCGCCAGTCGCCCCGGCTCAAGGCGGTCGCCCTGGTTCCGTTCCAGGACCCGCAAGCCGCGGTCCGGGAAGCCGAGCGCGCGATCACGAAGCTCGGCCTCGCCGGAGTCACGATCGCCACCCAGGGGCTCAGGGAGCATCTCGGATCGCAAACCTTCTGGCCGATCTACGAGACGCTGGAGCGGCTCGACGTGCCCCTTTGCGTCCACAACCGGCGCCAGGGGCCCGCAGGAGAGATCCGCTTCGACAGCTTCATCTTCATGCACAGCATCGGGCGCCCGGTGGAGACCTTCATCCAGTTCGCCGGCATGATCTACGGCGGCGTGCCGGAGCGCTTCCCGAAGCTGCGCGTCGCCTTCCTGGAATGCGGTGCCGGCTGGGTCCTCTACTGGATGGAGCGCCTGGACGAGGAATGGGAGAAGCGGGGCGAGGTGGAAGCGCCGCTCTGCAGGAAGAAGCCGAGCGATTACGTGAAGAGCGGGAACTGGTTCTTCGCCACGGAGCCCGAGGAGGAAATGCTCCCCTATGTGATCGAGCGTATCGGCGACGACAAGATCCTGTTCGCCTCCGATTATCCCCACTGGGACGGGATGTTCCCGCGCGCGGTCGCGACCATCCGCGACCGCAAGGACCTCTCGGAACAGACCAAGGCGCGAATTCTCGGCGAGAACGCGAAGCGGTTCTACGGCTGGCCGTAG
- a CDS encoding LLM class flavin-dependent oxidoreductase, whose translation MKVGLSPLQGQESFEETLRECERAEEAGFDSVWLGEHHNNPVLYPAPLLGLAALAARTRRLRLGTGVLLLPLYHPLAVAEEGALVDRISAGRLILGVGAGYAPEEFAAFGLSLAERRGRMDEGAMLLGRLWTEEKVTFRGKHYRVENATVTPRPLQRPRPPIWFGAWTEAALRRAARFGDAWLAGPSAALGELSPCARLYREACAENGRGAGEVALFRYVFVAESASEAAALAGKGFLRAFESMYFRWPHPVVKRPEGKIDIGRLAEDRIVIGDPDTCLSTIRRFARELGVGHLICRFSVPGISREACRRSLDLFASELLPALHACAT comes from the coding sequence GTGAAAGTCGGGTTGAGCCCGCTTCAGGGTCAGGAGAGCTTCGAGGAAACGCTCCGCGAGTGCGAGCGCGCGGAAGAGGCGGGCTTCGATTCGGTCTGGCTCGGCGAGCACCACAACAATCCCGTGCTGTACCCGGCGCCGCTCCTCGGCCTCGCGGCTCTCGCCGCGCGCACGCGCCGCCTTCGGCTCGGAACCGGAGTGCTCCTCCTTCCCCTGTATCACCCGCTGGCGGTGGCGGAGGAAGGAGCGCTGGTGGACCGGATCTCCGCCGGCCGCCTGATTCTCGGAGTCGGCGCGGGCTACGCGCCGGAGGAATTCGCCGCCTTCGGTCTTTCGCTCGCGGAGCGGCGCGGCCGGATGGACGAAGGAGCCATGCTGCTCGGGCGCCTCTGGACGGAAGAAAAGGTCACCTTTCGCGGCAAGCACTATCGAGTGGAAAACGCGACCGTGACCCCGCGCCCCCTGCAGCGTCCGAGACCGCCGATCTGGTTCGGAGCCTGGACGGAAGCCGCGCTGCGGCGGGCGGCGCGCTTCGGCGATGCCTGGCTCGCCGGACCCTCGGCGGCGCTGGGCGAGCTTTCGCCGTGCGCCCGTCTGTACAGGGAGGCATGCGCCGAAAACGGTCGGGGCGCGGGCGAGGTCGCGCTGTTCCGCTACGTGTTCGTGGCCGAGAGCGCCAGCGAGGCGGCCGCTCTCGCAGGCAAAGGTTTTCTGCGCGCCTTCGAGAGCATGTATTTCCGCTGGCCGCATCCCGTCGTGAAACGTCCCGAGGGGAAGATCGACATCGGCAGGCTCGCCGAGGACCGGATCGTCATCGGCGACCCGGATACCTGCCTGAGCACGATCCGGCGCTTCGCGCGCGAGCTCGGAGTCGGGCATCTGATCTGCCGTTTTTCCGTTCCGGGGATTTCCCGGGAAGCCTGCCGCCGCTCACTCGACCTGTTCGCGAGCGAGCTTCTGCCGGCGCTCCACGCGTGCGCGACGTAG
- a CDS encoding ABC transporter substrate-binding protein, with amino-acid sequence MRKNAGRAWFLIGSMLAATAGAWPLSPARAQTDTVKLGDLSAISNAAIYIAIEKGFFKEQGIVTEISSFASAAKMVPALVAGELEVSVGSASAGLFNAVAQQAPFRIVADKGQAREGHGFTLLTVRKDLVDSGQVKSFRDLKGKKIALLAKGNIQHYLIGKMAEEVGLTINDVELTFLNAPSQLKALETRAVDAAYAVEPWAARFQERGVAVRFRTPDEVRGLGPVQVGVIIYSGRFIAERRAVAQRWMNAYLKGAALFHKNGLKDPEIAAILEKYTKVPANTIRAAIPHYQEPNGRVLVENLADQAEWFARNGMQQRVKVENALDLSFLKK; translated from the coding sequence ATGCGCAAGAATGCAGGGCGTGCTTGGTTCCTGATCGGATCGATGCTGGCGGCAACGGCAGGCGCGTGGCCGCTTTCCCCCGCCCGCGCGCAAACGGACACCGTCAAGCTCGGCGACCTTTCCGCGATCTCCAACGCGGCGATCTACATCGCGATCGAGAAGGGATTTTTCAAGGAGCAGGGCATCGTCACGGAGATCTCGAGCTTCGCTTCGGCGGCCAAGATGGTCCCGGCGCTGGTCGCGGGCGAGCTGGAGGTCTCGGTCGGTTCGGCGAGCGCGGGCCTGTTCAACGCGGTCGCGCAGCAGGCGCCGTTTCGCATCGTCGCCGACAAGGGACAGGCGCGCGAGGGCCACGGTTTCACGCTGCTCACGGTGCGCAAGGATCTCGTCGACTCGGGTCAGGTCAAGAGTTTCCGGGACCTCAAAGGAAAGAAGATCGCGCTCCTGGCGAAGGGAAACATCCAGCACTACCTGATCGGCAAGATGGCCGAGGAGGTCGGGCTCACCATCAACGACGTCGAGCTCACCTTTCTCAACGCCCCGAGCCAGCTCAAGGCGCTGGAGACCAGGGCCGTGGACGCGGCCTACGCCGTCGAGCCGTGGGCGGCGCGCTTTCAGGAGCGCGGCGTCGCGGTTCGCTTCCGTACGCCGGACGAGGTGCGCGGCCTGGGTCCCGTCCAGGTCGGCGTGATCATCTATTCGGGCAGGTTCATCGCGGAGCGAAGGGCGGTGGCGCAGCGCTGGATGAACGCCTATCTCAAAGGGGCGGCGCTGTTTCACAAGAACGGCCTCAAGGATCCCGAGATCGCGGCGATCCTCGAGAAGTACACCAAGGTTCCGGCGAACACGATCCGCGCCGCGATCCCGCACTATCAGGAGCCCAACGGTCGCGTGCTGGTGGAAAATCTCGCCGATCAGGCCGAGTGGTTCGCGCGAAACGGGATGCAGCAGCGCGTCAAGGTCGAAAACGCGCTCGACCTGAGCTTCTTGAAGAAGTGA
- a CDS encoding UbiD family decarboxylase, whose amino-acid sequence MPKDLRDFLREIEAEEPQQLLRVQREVDPRFEVTGVLARLEKERKFPIVIFEKVRGSALPVVTNVHADARRLFRAIGLKNASLPEFIREYAAREDSPLPPVIVGEAPVQEIVSTGSEVDVTRLPILTYHEKDAGRYITAGFGIMRDPDSGVRNAGIYRLMVHSPDTLGVQLSETAHGHYIWQAYERRDRPTPMAVAIGHHPAFYIGCLSFTSLETDEFAVAGGILGEPVELVRCRTLDLEVPARAEIVLECEIPPRVRKPEAPFGEYPGTYGPQRNNPIVRVKAITMRRDALYQSSFVGHADNLLLSGIVRSTTIMKTVKLASPKVRAVHVPPSGRCRFICYLAIEKIIEGEPKNAAMAAFAADPFLKYVVVVDQDVDILSDDEVLHAIATRVRADTDIFMVTHAKGSPLDPASYDPAAGSHLVTKVGVDATRKANYPEEIRVPGADSIKLEDYLPGWSGRS is encoded by the coding sequence ATGCCCAAGGACCTGCGCGATTTCCTGAGAGAGATCGAAGCCGAGGAGCCGCAGCAGCTCTTGCGCGTCCAGCGGGAGGTCGATCCGCGCTTCGAGGTCACGGGGGTGCTCGCGCGCCTGGAAAAAGAGCGGAAGTTTCCGATCGTGATCTTCGAGAAGGTGAGGGGCTCGGCGCTTCCGGTGGTGACCAACGTGCACGCGGACGCGCGCCGCCTCTTTCGCGCCATCGGCCTCAAGAACGCTTCGCTGCCGGAATTCATCCGCGAGTACGCCGCCCGCGAGGATTCTCCGCTGCCGCCGGTGATCGTCGGCGAGGCGCCGGTGCAGGAGATCGTGTCGACGGGAAGCGAGGTCGACGTGACGCGGCTTCCGATCCTCACCTATCACGAGAAGGACGCGGGCCGTTATATCACCGCCGGCTTCGGGATCATGCGCGACCCCGACTCAGGGGTGCGCAACGCCGGTATCTACCGGCTGATGGTGCACTCCCCCGACACCCTCGGTGTGCAGCTTTCGGAAACCGCCCACGGGCACTACATCTGGCAGGCCTACGAGCGGCGCGACCGCCCGACGCCGATGGCGGTCGCGATCGGCCATCATCCGGCGTTCTACATCGGCTGTCTCTCCTTCACCTCGCTGGAAACCGACGAGTTCGCCGTAGCCGGCGGCATCCTGGGCGAGCCCGTGGAGCTGGTCCGCTGCCGCACGCTCGATCTCGAAGTTCCGGCCCGGGCGGAAATCGTGCTCGAATGCGAAATTCCGCCGCGCGTGCGCAAGCCCGAAGCGCCGTTCGGCGAATACCCGGGCACCTACGGGCCGCAGCGCAACAATCCGATCGTGCGCGTCAAGGCGATCACCATGAGGCGCGACGCGCTCTACCAGTCGAGCTTCGTCGGGCACGCGGACAACCTGCTCCTTTCCGGGATCGTGCGCTCGACGACGATCATGAAGACCGTGAAACTCGCGTCGCCCAAGGTGCGGGCGGTGCACGTGCCCCCTTCGGGACGCTGCCGGTTCATCTGCTATCTCGCCATCGAGAAGATCATCGAGGGCGAGCCCAAGAACGCCGCGATGGCGGCGTTCGCCGCCGACCCGTTCCTCAAGTACGTCGTCGTCGTCGACCAGGACGTCGACATCCTCAGCGACGACGAGGTCTTGCACGCGATCGCGACCCGCGTGCGCGCCGACACCGACATCTTCATGGTGACGCACGCCAAGGGCTCGCCGCTCGACCCGGCCTCCTACGACCCGGCGGCGGGATCGCACCTGGTGACCAAGGTGGGCGTCGACGCCACGCGCAAAGCGAACTATCCGGAGGAGATCCGGGTTCCCGGCGCCGACTCGATCAAGCTCGAGGATTACCTGCCCGGCTGGAGCGGCCGGTCGTGA
- a CDS encoding ABC transporter permease subunit produces the protein MILFGRRIPSVFSLLLWFVVWELVGRARFSAIVPPFSAVVAAGFTFVPTEKFADAAIISLRSFFLGMGSALLVGVPVGIVMARLESAGRILGTWVNIFASAPISAIVPILMAVLGIGETTVVVTVFLFAVFVIALDTQVGVRQADRSLVEMARCFGARPWQIYTKVLLLSALPEMLAGFRLGAIRGVKGVVIGQLLISIIGVGELFELYSQYFLMEEFWALVIIVFLFAFAVSEAIAFIERRVEYYAGAR, from the coding sequence ATGATTCTGTTCGGCAGAAGGATTCCGTCCGTTTTTTCGCTCCTCCTCTGGTTCGTCGTCTGGGAGCTGGTCGGGCGGGCGAGGTTCTCCGCCATCGTTCCGCCGTTCTCGGCCGTGGTGGCCGCCGGCTTCACCTTCGTGCCGACCGAGAAATTCGCCGACGCCGCCATCATTTCGCTGCGCTCTTTCTTCCTCGGCATGGGCTCCGCCCTGCTCGTCGGAGTCCCCGTCGGCATCGTCATGGCGCGGCTGGAGAGCGCCGGAAGGATTCTCGGGACGTGGGTGAACATCTTCGCCAGCGCCCCGATTTCCGCGATCGTGCCGATCCTGATGGCGGTGCTCGGCATCGGCGAGACCACGGTGGTGGTGACGGTCTTCCTGTTCGCCGTCTTCGTCATCGCCCTCGACACGCAGGTGGGCGTCCGGCAGGCCGACCGTTCGCTCGTCGAGATGGCGCGCTGCTTCGGCGCCCGGCCCTGGCAGATCTACACCAAGGTCCTGTTGCTCAGCGCGCTCCCCGAGATGCTCGCGGGATTCCGCCTCGGCGCGATCCGCGGCGTCAAAGGCGTGGTGATCGGCCAGCTTTTGATCTCGATCATCGGAGTCGGCGAGCTTTTCGAGCTCTATTCCCAGTATTTCCTGATGGAAGAGTTCTGGGCGCTGGTCATCATCGTCTTTCTGTTCGCGTTCGCCGTCTCGGAGGCGATCGCTTTCATCGAACGGCGGGTCGAGTACTACGCCGGCGCGCGCTGA
- a CDS encoding ABC transporter ATP-binding protein gives MSAEAIVEVRGVGKTYEGGVEALRDVEFSIPRGKLSTLLGPSGCGKTTLLKIIAGLIPPSRGEVRVKGKKVEGPGPERAFVFQDFALLPWANVLRNVAFGLELRGVPKPRREEIARKYIAEVGLSQFESSYPHQLSGGMRQRVGLARALAVDADIILMDEPFSSVDEQTRRKFQEDLLDLLRHRQKTVVFVTHSIEEAAYLSDQIVLLSPRPGTVSKIIRPEIDRGARQPDEIRRDKNYLDVIDEIWQILRRYV, from the coding sequence ATGTCCGCGGAAGCGATCGTCGAAGTGCGGGGGGTGGGAAAAACCTACGAGGGCGGCGTCGAGGCCCTGCGGGACGTCGAGTTTTCCATTCCCCGCGGCAAGCTCAGCACCCTTCTCGGACCGAGCGGCTGCGGCAAGACCACCCTGCTCAAGATCATCGCCGGGCTCATCCCCCCGAGCCGCGGCGAGGTTCGGGTGAAGGGCAAAAAAGTGGAAGGGCCGGGACCCGAGCGGGCCTTCGTCTTCCAGGACTTCGCGCTGCTGCCCTGGGCGAACGTGCTGCGCAACGTGGCTTTCGGCCTCGAGCTGCGGGGCGTTCCGAAGCCGCGCCGCGAGGAGATCGCGCGCAAATACATCGCCGAGGTCGGGCTCTCGCAGTTCGAGTCGAGCTATCCCCATCAGCTCTCCGGCGGAATGCGGCAGCGGGTGGGGCTCGCGCGGGCCCTCGCCGTCGATGCCGACATCATCCTGATGGACGAGCCCTTTTCCTCGGTCGACGAGCAGACGCGGCGCAAATTCCAGGAAGACCTCCTCGATCTGTTGCGGCACCGGCAAAAGACCGTGGTCTTCGTTACCCACAGCATCGAGGAAGCGGCGTACCTCTCGGATCAGATCGTGCTCTTGTCGCCGCGCCCGGGAACCGTCTCGAAGATCATCCGCCCCGAGATCGACCGCGGCGCGCGCCAGCCGGACGAGATACGCCGCGACAAGAACTACCTCGACGTGATCGACGAAATCTGGCAGATCCTGAGGCGGTACGTATGA
- a CDS encoding VOC family protein, producing MPKIQRLSHVVLYVRDLDKMTAFYRDVLGLVEYRAYPGRMVFMTPDPRLDDHQLALVKGREGEAKIVAHVAWQVETPADVKAFYERFKALGVPIDHCVSHAYEVMGNTVSCYFLDPEGNRLEVYALVARRDAARVNRPLDLDRSVDEIIAQASGLPRAVS from the coding sequence ATGCCGAAGATCCAGAGGCTCAGCCACGTGGTGCTCTACGTCCGCGACCTCGACAAGATGACGGCCTTCTACCGCGACGTGCTCGGTCTCGTCGAGTACCGCGCGTACCCGGGCCGCATGGTTTTCATGACCCCCGATCCGCGGCTCGACGATCACCAGCTGGCGCTCGTCAAGGGGCGGGAAGGCGAAGCCAAGATCGTCGCGCACGTCGCCTGGCAGGTGGAAACTCCGGCCGACGTGAAAGCCTTCTACGAGCGCTTCAAGGCGCTCGGCGTTCCGATCGACCACTGCGTCAGCCACGCTTACGAGGTCATGGGAAACACCGTCTCGTGCTATTTCCTCGATCCCGAGGGCAACCGCCTGGAAGTTTACGCCCTCGTGGCGCGCCGCGACGCCGCGCGCGTCAACCGGCCTCTCGATCTCGATCGGAGCGTTGATGAAATCATCGCTCAGGCAAGCGGCCTGCCGCGCGCGGTTTCGTGA